From a single Brassica napus cultivar Da-Ae chromosome C9, Da-Ae, whole genome shotgun sequence genomic region:
- the BNAC09G35090D gene encoding uncharacterized protein BNAC09G35090D — protein MDDFYSSIWLHQESIDEISQNLHNTLFELETLKMEANEESRTHREEVNQLLTLLKSTQQERDEAREQLSQFLIQTQNTNSRTTTESNSFSGDGSSSPPSSSELSSLLAIHHPQPLMVLEDPMAHNHHQPHDPLDVLVIGKAFPETGKLLKAVVEAGPLLQTLLVARPLPKWVNPPPQTQSQRFELPPTVSFKGCDDVTSSGASGRCDSLMCYDSVMRFGLSSSSVIDQTVLTGKRQRLE, from the exons ATGGATGACTTTTATTCTTCTATATGGCTTCATCAAGAG AGCATCGATGAAATAAGCCAGAATCTGCATAATACTCTGTTCGAGCTAGAAACATTGAAAATGGAAGCCAATGAGGAATCAAGAACACATAGAGAAGAAGTCAATCAGCTACTCACTCTACTCAAATCCACTCAACAAGAACGAGATGAAGCTAGAGAGCAACTATCTCAGTTTCTCATCCAAACCCAAAACACTAATTCAAGAACCACCACTGAATCGAACAGCTTCTCTGGTGACGGATCTTCTTCTCCCCCTTCTTCCTCGGAACTCTCCAGCCTCCTGGCCATTCATCATCCTCAGCCGTTGATGGTCCTCGAAGATCCAATGGCTCATAATCATCACCAGCCCCACGATCCTCTAGACGTTCTAGTGATAGGGAAGGCTTTTCCGGAAACGGGAAAGCTTTTAAAAGCGGTGGTGGAAGCTGGACCGCTTCTTCAAACGCTTCTCGTGGCGAGGCCACTTCCGAAATGGGTAAACCCACCGCCTCAAACGCAATCGCAGCGTTTTGAATTACCTCCTACTGTCTCGTTTAAAGGGTGCGATGATGTCACTAGTAGCGGCGCGTCAGGACGATGTGATTCACTGATGTGTTATGATTCGGTTATGAGATTCGGGTTGAGTTCAAGTTCGGTTATCGATCAAACGGTGTTAACCGGGAAGAGGCAGAGATTAGAGTAG
- the LOC106366654 gene encoding probable receptor-like protein kinase At5g59700, with amino-acid sequence MGGEKFGFLIWVSSITCLLCLCHGYVPVDNYLINCGSPNNVTVTARVFISDTLASNLLTSTSETLAASNRNSVSDIYQTARIFTGISKYRFSVAPGRHWVRLHFSPFHYQTFQMESAKFSVSSQTHVFLSDFTVTSRVIMKEYYLNVPTDHLELTFTPSGKSFAFVNALEVVSVPDTLISGDPSFAGSHGSFNELSLQALETVHRVNMGGPRVTPDNDTLSRTWKTDSEFLVENNLVMNVSKIPSVHYKPGLATEETAPKSVYGTCSEMNSGSNPASNFNVTWVFDVETGFQYFLRFHFCDIVSKSLNQLYFNLYVDSMMVVRDLDLSSYVVNALAVAYVMDFVTVSEKKSDRIRVSIGRSSIHGVYPNGILNGLEIMKMNNSKGQLSTGTFLPGGGLTKKKNVGLIVGATVGSLFVLVAFGGFIILFKKRRGGNHSKTWTPLSTNGAASGSSGATVASLASNSSYRIPLAAVKEATNSFDENRAIGVGGFGRVYKGVLQDGTQVAVKRGNPKSQQGFAEFKTEIEMLSQFRHRHLVSLIGYCDENREMILVYEYMKNGTLKSHLYGSGLPTLSWKQRLEICIGSARGLHYLHTGDSKSVIHRDVKSANILLDENLMAKVADFGLSKTGPEIDQTHVSTAVKGSFGYLDPEYFRRQQLTEKSDVYSFGVVMFEVLCARPVIDPTLPREMVNLAEWAMKWQKKGQLEQVIDQSLRGEIVPDSLRKFGETGEKCLADYGVDRPSMGDVLWNLEYALQLQEAGVDCDQEDDNSTNMIGELPLRFNDYNNHGDTSVSVAIEGRFGEEEEESCGDDLSGVSMSKVFSQLVKSEGR; translated from the coding sequence ATGGGTGGTGAAAAGTTTGGATTTTTGATCTGGGTTTCATCTATTACTTGCCTACTCTGCCTCTGCCATGGATACGTACCTGTGGATAATTACCTCATCAACTGTGGATCACCCAACAATGTCACTGTGACCGCTCGTGTGTTCATCTCTGATACCCTTGCCTCAAACCTCTTAACCTCTACCAGCGAAACCCTCGCCGCAAGTAACCGCAACTCTGTTTCAGATATCTACCAGACGGCGAGAATCTTCACCGGAATCTCCAAGTACAGATTCTCCGTCGCTCCAGGCCGTCACTGGGTTCGTCTCCATTTCAGTCCTTTTCATTACCAAACCTTTCAAATGGAGTCAGCCAAATTCTCAGTCTCGTCCCAAACACATGTCTTCTTGAGTGATTTCACCGTGACGTCAAGAGTTATTATGAAGGAGTATTATCTGAACGTACCCACGGATCATCTTGAGCTCACGTTTACTCCCTCCGGTAAGTCGTTCGCCTTTGTGAACGCACTCGAGGTTGTTTCGGTTCCTGATACATTGATCAGCGGTGATCCTTCGTTCGCGGGGAGTCACGGGAGCTTTAACGAGTTGTCATTGCAAGCTCTCGAGACGGTTCATAGAGTGAACATGGGCGGTCCGCGCGTTACACCTGATAACGACACTCTTTCGAGGACTTGGAAGACAGATTCTGAGTTTCTAGTCGAGAATAATCTAGTTATGAACGTGTCTAAGATTCCAAGCGTTCATTATAAACCCGGTTTGGCAACGGAGGAGACTGCTCCTAAAAGTGTATACGGTACTTGCAGCGAGATGAACTCCGGATCTAACCCGGCTAGCAATTTCAACGTGACGTGGGTGTTCGATGTCGAAACCGGGTTTCAGTACTTTCTCCGGTTCCATTTCTGCGATATCGTGAGCAAGTCGCTAAACCAGCTCTACTTCAACCTTTACGTTGACTCCATGATGGTTGTGAGGGATCTCGATCTAAGCTCTTATGTAGTCAACGCTTTAGCCGTTGCATACGTTATGGATTTTGTGACGGTATCAGAAAAGAAGAGTGATAGAATCCGTGTGAGCATTGGTCGGTCGAGTATACACGGGGTTTACCCTAATGGGATTTTGAACGGGTTAGAGATAATGAAGATGAATAACTCCAAAGGTCAGCTTAGTACAGGGACATTTCTTCCTGGTGGTGGtttaaccaagaagaagaatgttGGTTTGATCGTTGGTGCAACGGTTGGTTCTCTGTTTGTTTTAGTGGCTTTTGGAGGTTTCATTATACTGTTCAAGAAACGAAGAGGAGGTAATCACTCAAAGACTTGGACTCCTTTGTCTACTAATGGAGCAGCTTCAGGCTCAAGTGGAGCTACTGTTGCAAGTTTAGCTTCTAACTCAAGCTACCGAATCCCTCTAGCAGCGGTTAAAGAGGCTACAAACAGCTTCGACGAGAACCGTGCTATTGGAGTGGGAGGTTTTGGTAGAGTGTACAAAGGAGTGCTTCAAGACGGCACGCAAGTAGCTGTTAAAAGAGGCAACCCCAAGTCTCAGCAAGGCTTTGCGGAGTTCAAGACGGAGATCGAGATGTTGTCTCAGTTCCGACATCGACACTTGGTGTCTTTGATCGGTTACTGCGACGAGAACAGGGAGATGATTCTTGTTTACGAGTACATGAAAAACGGAACGTTGAAGAGTCATCTCTACGGCTCTGGTTTACCTACCTTGAGTTGGAAGCAACGTCTCGAGATATGTATTGGATCAGCTAGAGGGTTGCATTATCTCCACACCGGTGACTCTAAATCAGTGATCCACAGAGATGTGAAGTCTGCGAACATATTGCTCGACGAGAATCTCATGGCGAAAGTTGCGGACTTTGGACTGTCGAAGACCGGACCAGAGATAGACCAGACTCATGTGAGTACGGCTGTCAAAGGAAGCTTCGGTTATCTCGACCCTGAGTACTTTAGAAGACAGCAGCTCACTGAGAAGTCAGATGTTTACTCGTTCGGTGTCGTTATGTTCGAGGTTCTCTGCGCGAGACCCGTTATAGACCCGACGCTTCCTAGAGAGATGGTGAACTTAGCTGAGTGGGCGATGAAGTGGCAGAAGAAAGGACAGCTTGAGCAGGTTATTGATCAGTCGCTGCGCGGTGAGATCGTACCTGATTCGCTAAGGAAGTTTGGTGAGACGGGGGAGAAGTGTTTAGCTGATTATGGAGTTGATAGGCCGTCGATGGGAGATGTGTTGTGGAATCTTGAGTATGCTTTGCAGTTACAAGAAGCTGGTGTTGATTGTGATCAAGAAGATGATAACAGTACCAACATGATCGGTGAGTTACCGTTACGGTTTAATGATTATAATAACCATGGAGACACGAGTGTTAGTGTTGCAATAGAGGGACggtttggagaagaagaagaggagtcGTGTGGTGATGATCTTTCAGGTGTTTCCATGAGTAAAGTCTTCTCCCAGCTCGTGAAATCTGAAGGACGATAA
- the LOC106366653 gene encoding exocyst complex component EXO70H1, whose amino-acid sequence MGKHLFRSSPPPEKQTAHQSLAETAVQECMRDITTVISKWTSSSDEFLFSTNSRSEAAEFVEVVRHLHSTMHRLVAVSPSSEKLIYAQNLMQSAMNLLESEFHRVLKENKQYLHPESVSLRSCRSSRRFSTSTVTSISDSEDEGGSYEENAAADEHRFSGGDSDAMDDLKMIADCMISTGYAKECVNVYKTVRRSIVDETLHNLSVERLTLHQIQKMDWEILEPKIKSWLQAAKLAVRKLFFGERILADHVFSSSTNIVEASFTDITQEGALALFAFPEHAAKIKKLSPEKMFRFLDMYESLANLFVEIESIFYFDSAAAVRSQVINSLAKLGDAVRFMMNDFETAIQKEASKTLIVGGGVHPLTRYVMNYLSFLADYDESISVIFENWQLTVPSPLPESLFISGGGDDAHPEDLYSSPVSKRIAWVILLTLCKIDGKAQPYKDVALSYLFLANNLQYVVVKVRSSNLRLLLGDDWVVKHEAKVNQYAEKFEKLAYGKVLTSLPENPAEKITPEEARALFARFNDEFEAAYRKQISWVIPDPNLRDRIKISLSQKLMLVCTEFYEVNRFALGGDAFNARYTPEDIGNYLSDLYFGSRGSGSSSTTTGSGSGTGSTTTGKSRGGRSH is encoded by the coding sequence ATGGGGAAACACTTGTTCCGATCATCACCTCCACCGGAGAAACAAACAGCTCACCAATCTCTCGCGGAAACAGCTGTGCAAGAGTGTATGAGGGACATCACCACCGTCATATCCAAATGGACTTCCTCCTCCGACGAGTTCCTCTTCTCCACAAACAGTCGTAGCGAAGCGGCGGAGTTCGTGGAAGTCGTCAGGCATTTGCACAGCACCATGCACCGCCTGGTCGCCGTCAGCCCCTCCTCGGAGAAGCTCATCTACGCGCAGAACCTCATGCAGTCCGCGATGAACCTCCTCGAATCTGAGTTCCACCGCGTGCTGAAGGAGAATAAACAGTACCTACACCCTGAATCCGTCTCTCTACGGTCTTGCAGATCGTCGAGAAGATTCAGCACCTCGACGGTGACTAGCATCTCCGACTCGGAAGACGAAGGCGGCTCGTACGAGGAAAACGCCGCCGCCGACGAGCATAGATTCTCCGGCGGAGATTCCGACGCGATGGACGATCTCAAAATGATCGCGGACTGTATGATCTCCACGGGATACGCTAAAGAATGCGTAAATGTCTACAAAACCGTGCGGAGATCTATCGTGGACGAGACGCTGCACAACTTATCGGTGGAGAGATTGACTCTGCATCAGATTCAGAAGATGGATTGGGAGATTCTCGAGCCCAAGATCAAGTCGTGGCTACAAGCTGCGAAGCTAGCGGTTAGGAAACTCTTCTTCGGCGAGAGGATCCTCGCCGACCACGTGTTCTCCTCCTCCACTAACATAGTCGAAGCTTCTTTCACCGATATCACGCAAGAGGGAGCCTTAGCGCTCTTCGCCTTCCCGGAACACGCCGCTAAGATCAAGAAACTATCGCCGGAGAAGATGTTCCGGTTCCTCGACATGTACGAGTCGCTCGCGAACCTCTTCGTCGAGATCGAGTCGATATTCTACTTCGACTCGGCCGCCGCCGTTAGGTCTCAGGTGATCAACTCGTTAGCTAAACTCGGCGATGCGGTTAGGTTCATGATGAATGATTTCGAGACCGCGATTCAGAAGGAAGCGTCCAAAACGCTGATCGTCGGCGGCGGCGTTCATCCTCTCACTCGTTACGTCATGAACTACCTCTCCTTCCTCGCGGATTACGACGAGTCTATCTCCGTCATCTTCGAGAACTGGCAGCTAACCGTGCCGTCTCCTTTGCCGGAGTCTTTATTCATCAGCGGCGGCGGAGATGATGCTCATCCGGAGGATTTGTACTCGTCTCCGGTGTCCAAACGAATCGCGTGGGTGATTCTTCTGACTCTCTGCAAAATCGACGGTAAAGCTCAGCCGTATAAAGACGTGGCACTGTCTTATCTATTCCTCGCGAACAATCTCCAATACGTCGTCGTTAAGGTCCGTTCCTCTAACCTGAGGCTCCTTCTCGGAGACGATTGGGTGGTGAAGCACGAGGCGAAGGTGAATCAGTACGCGGAAAAGTTCGAGAAGCTCGCGTATGGGAAAGTGCTGACGTCGTTACCGGAGAATCCCGCGGAGAAGATTACGCCGGAGGAGGCTAGAGCGCTGTTCGCTAGGTTCAACGACGAGTTCGAGGCGGCGTACCGGAAACAGATATCGTGGGttatacccgacccgaaccttAGGGATCGGATTAAAATCTCGCTGAGTCAGAAACTCATGCTGGTTTGTACCGAGTTTTACGAGGTAAACCGGTTCGCTTTGGGAGGAGATGCGTTTAATGCCAGATATACCCCTGAAGATATAGGGAATTACCTCTCGGATCTGTACTTTGGAAGCAGAGGCTCAGGTAGTTCCTCGACAACAACCGGATCTGGATCCGGAACCGGTTCGACGACAACGGGTAAATCTCGGGGAGGACGTAGCCATTGA
- the LOC106366652 gene encoding UDP-galactose/UDP-glucose transporter 5B, which translates to MAEAETVNGVKEENKLWKGVFAVSGIMFTLVIYGLLQEKIMRVPYGLNKEFFKYSLFLVFCNRLTTSAVSAAALLASKKVLDPVAPVYKYCLISVTNILTTTCQYEALKYVSFPVQTLAKCAKMIPVMVWGTLIMQKKYKGFDYLVAFLVTLGCSVFILFPAGEDISPYNKGRENTVWGVSLMAGYLGFDGFTSTFQDKLFKGYNMEIHNQIFYTTLCSCVLSFTGLILQGHLLLAVDFVSRHRDCLLDIALLSTVATASQFFISYTIRTFGALTFAAIMTTRQLASIMLSCIWFSHPLSWEQCIGSVIVFGSLYAKNLLNNKKSQSQPPPPELPQYEKAEGS; encoded by the exons ATGGCGGAGGCGGAGACAGTAAACGGAGTGAAGGAGGAGAACAAATTATGGAAAGGTGTATTCGCGGTTTCGGGCATTATGTTTACTCTTGTCATCTATGGTCTTCTTCAG GAGAAGATAATGAGAGTTCCTTATGGGTTGAACAAAGAGTTCTTTAAGTactctttgtttcttgttttctgCAATCGCCTCACTACTTCAGCTGTCTCTGCTGCTGCTTTACTG gCAAGCAAGAAAGTTTTGGATCCTGTAGCTCCGGTTTATAAATATTGCCTTATTTCAGTCACTAACATTTTAACCACTACATGCCAATATGAG GCTCTCAAGTATGTGAGCTTCCCAGTCCAAACTCTAGCTAAATGTGCCAAAATGATACCAGTCATG GTATGGGGAACTCTCATCATGCAGAAAAAATACAAAGGGTTTGACTATTTAGTGGCTTTTCTGGTGACTCTCGGCTGCTCTGTCTTTATTCTCTTTCCG GCAGGAGAAGATATAAGTCCGTACAATAAGGGAAGGGAAAATACTGTTTGGGGTGTTTCCCTTATGGCTGGTTATCTTGG GTTCGATGGCTTTACAAGCACATTCCAAGACAAACTCTTTAAAGGATATAATATGGAGATACATAACCAAATATTCTACACAACACTTTGTTCCTGTGTTTTGAGTTTCACTGGACTTATATTGCAAGGCCACTTACTACTAGCTGTAGATTTTGTTTCTCGGCATAGAGATTGTCTACTTGACATCGCTCTGCTTTCCACT GTTGCAACAGCGAGCCAGTTCTTCATTTCTTACACCATTAGGACATTTGGTGCTCTAACATTCGCTGCTATCATGACAACAAGACag CTTGCAAGCATCATGCTCTCATGCATTTGGTTCTCTCATCCGCTTAGCTGGGAGCAATGTATTGGATCG GTCATCGTTTTCGGATCTTTATATGCGAAAAACTTACTGAACAACAAAAAATCACAAAGCCAACCGCCACCTCCAGAACTTCCCCAATACGAAAAGGCTGAGGGCTCTTGA